AGTAATTTTAAAGTACAAAAATAGAGTaacaataaagtaaaagaaattcaaaccaatGAAACTCCCAAGCttcttccaaacttggagttgaatccaccaaatagtTTCTTCAAGTGATGGTAGTGCTAACCaacttgtacaagtgaaggctcactccttcctcaccccaaacatattttggttgagcaaaggaattttactactctccaagtaaacCCTCAACTAGCTACAATTGAAAGCTTACTCTTTCAATTAAGAACTACTTTATACAAGTGAGGCAACCTTTATCAAgattttaccactccaagtgataggttcaccttcaccaagattttactcctcctagagagtaaccttcacttgagcaacctcacaacccaactttcccaaccccttatacagccaacaaagaatatttctactcaaaaatctcacttgtaagcttgtatttagtGTTGGCCAAAAGTccgtgtcttcttgtgctttggggtatttatagaaggtgagaaatgactccaaaaggctctccaacggtcaaatattaaatgctgtcgaaactagtcgttggcctgtcggacgtccgaaccatttgctctgcgtccgaaccatgcgtccgaaccacctatcggacgtccgaaccatttgttctgCGTCCAAACCCTGCGTCCGATAGAAATCAGAATGTTCAACGTTCATTCTTtttgtgtcggacggccgaagcaATGAATGAGTGtgcgatccaagcgtccgacgaGTATCGTCGTCAGTCGGACGATCGATCCTCTATCGAGCGTCCGATCCTCTACGTCCGAACCTTCATATTTcttaacttctctttgattcaaatcttttcgattctcttttggatcaataacctgttctaacaaatttctcacataaaaacattagtccaaatctacattttggtttgttaatcatcaaaaccaaggactgatcaaccaaggtcaacaatctcccccttttttatgatgacaaacaaaatgaagatttttttgatcaaataagttcaaataaaactcccccttagaaaaagccaacatacaaagaaatttcaataaatcctacttctccttttggcatcaatcaaaaagcaaactccccctttatttttcaaatcaagatcaTATAGAAAGTCAAAACTTTCAAAATAccaattgtaattttttatagggtccttgggagttagtacaacatgatctagcaatccacatggattttataccttttctcatatttttctttacatagcatcattttgcatatgtccaaattggcaacaaaagtgacacatgatagaagtattttgcacgtAAGTGGATTTAaggcaactaattttcttacttcttatcatagcaaacttatttgtgccttgaaaagatttgctttcttttgtttgagaaaacttttgtttttcattttggagaaactcgttcaagtcattaattcttttctttaacaaattttgttcctccaacattttttcataaaactttgttttctcttccaacttccttttcaaattatttctgcaatcaaaaacacctttttgattttttaaatcatcattttccattctcaaacatttgttttcttgaaaaagtttggagttttcttccaacaaatcatttatttttgttttcaaatctttatttttagcataagattctctcaaacttttatgcattttaatcataagaatttgcaCCTCATTAtgttcattatcttcatcactagaagagtgataagaatttACCTCATTTTCTCCaaaggccattagtgccatttgggccaacttttctttttctctttttgaattgcattcatcccatgtaattttgcaatctcctcttgaacttctcttgttgaaaattttcttgaaacttttgatgtgaggagttatatcattgtccactttcatgttttcattacccatgaaggatgggttatcccccacttgagatgctttaaaagctatgcctctcttatacattcttgcattatcttcctcttgcactttgaatttcagttttaattcataagaggttagggaattcacaagagattcaatggacatagaatttaaatcctttgcctcttctatagcatttattttgttttcccattcttttggcaaggcattcaaaatctttctatttttctcacccaaaaaatattcttttccaagcaatttaagatcttgaataatatcacaaaatctactacacatcttatcaatattttcaagaggatgcattttgaaaaattcatattgagaaacaagtaaagatttcttttgttctttaatatcttggttaccttcatgaaattcacacaatttatcccaaatatctttaagtgatttacaacctttaattctactagattcatttacatctaatgcattgtacaatatatacatggtcttggcattcaaagaaaggtatctcttgtctttttcattcaattcttgtctagtctttaatctactcaaattagtggtagagtcaactattctaacttcataaggaccatcttctaccacaaaccataattcaatataaacggattgtaagaaaatcatcattctttgtttccacatgctaaaatgagaaccattaaacataggtggtctatcaatagattgcctttctaaaaaggaaacttttatggttgccatgatctttactctaaacGGTTAaccttaatctctaggagaccaagctctgataccaatagTAATCCCCGATGCaaccaaatacaaccaaaatactcaaccagacaagtagtcaagtaaatacAATGACAAAGAATATAAACAATTTTAAAGTACAAAAATAGAGTaacaataaagtaaaagaaattcaaaccaatGAAACTCCCAAGCttcttccaaacttggagttgaatccaccaaatagtTTCTTCAAGTGATGGTAGTGCTAACCaacttgtacaagtgaaggctcactccttcctcaccccaaacatactttggttgagcaaaggaattttactactctccaagtaaacCCTCAACTAGCTACAATTGAAAGCTTACTCTTTCAATTAAGAACTACTTTATACAAGTGAGGCAACCTTtatcaaggttttaccactccaagtgataggttcaccttcaacaaggttttactcctcctagagagtaaccttcacttgagcaacctcacaacccaactttcccaaccccttatacaaccaacaaagaatatttctactcaaaaatctcacttgtaagcttgtatttagtgttggccaaaagttcgtgtcttcttgtgttttggggtatttatagaaggtgagaagtgactccaaaaggctctccaacgatcaaatattaaatgctgtcgaaactagccgttggcctgtcggacgtccgaaccatttgcTCTGTGTCCGAACCACCTATCGGgcgtccgaaccatttgttctgcgtccgaaccctgcgtccaataGAAATCAGAATGTTCAACGTTCATTCTTTTTGTGTCGGATAGCCGAAGCAATGAATgagcgtccgatccaagcgtccgaagaGTATCGTCGTCAGTCGGACGACCGATCCTCTATCGAGCGTCCGATCCTCTACGTCCGAACCTTCATATTTcttaacttctctttgattcaaatcttttcgattctcttttggatcaatgacctgttctaacaaatttctcacataaaaacattagtccaaatctatattttagtttgttaatcatcaaaaccaatgactgatcaaccaaggtcaacagTACCATATTTTGTCATGTAACTAGCAGCAAAATTAAAGATGAGAATTGCCAGATAGTTTCCTATATTATCAGCAAAGAAATGcgactttgtttctttttgaagaCTCTTGTATTTGTCCTTTTAACATCAGGTgttattttctttcaatttcatAATTCTTGGCCTGATTGCTGTCTCTTCTTGCTCAATCAAGCCATAAGAAATTCCCTTTCTGCCTTTTGGTAAGTTTAGCCATAAAAAGTTCTTATCATGCTGTAGAAAAGAACACTAGAGGCATAATATAGCAAACGACCTTTTATACTCTTATATTTTGTGATATTATTCTACATGTGCCCCTCAAGTAACATTtgctctttttatttatttatatattttaaggaAAGCAACTAATAATATTTGCTATGCTTGCTTTTAAATCTATTGCTATTTTGGACAAATGGATTGTTGTTGTCCAAGATTGGTATTCTTTTAAAAATAGGTTCAGGAAAATATCTAGAAGTAGCAAATTGCAATCAGGGAATAGTTCCTCGGTGCCAAAGTCTTTCCAATGAAAGATTCTGGTCAAATCTTTTCATGTAATTTGACATCCATTCTTTTAACACCATGTTTATAAGTTCTTAGTTTTAAAATTTGCtcctaagaaaaaaaaaagaaaaagaaaaagctttGTTGTGTGTAAGTTTGTGCATCACAAGTTGAATGAAAATATCAAGTGCATGAGCTAAGTccaatgaaaaaaatgcaaagcACAATTAATAATTGGATCAAGCAATTGGCTGAATGAGAAACTCGCCAACCTAATTGCTGAATGAGAAACTCGTCCAACCATTGAGGTTGGCGAGTGATTAGAAAGGATTTTTAGAGTTCTCTCTGCTAGCAGGTTCAAAATTCAAATCTACGAGAAACTCACCTAAACTTCTATTTGAAGGCATACTTTTTCCTAATTTCGTCCTCAGATTTTACGGATTTGACTTCTCTCTATTTTTCGGAGTGTACATTTGGGTGTATGACACATGCCTTCATTTATTAACAAGAGTTGGAATTAGTCAAAGTTAAAATAATCATGTCCCtttctaataaataaaaacacGCATCCAGATGCATATTGTGAAAAATGGAGAGAGGATTGACCGGAGAAGAGTCAAATCCGAAGTTTACCACCTTTAAAATTGAACAATTTAGTCCTGGAATTTTACCACCTTTGGAATTCAACAATTTGGAAACAGAGAAGTACCAAGTGTGCAAAAAGTTCACAAAATCTCTATATTGACAAAACACTTGAACTATTGTATCACTAAAATCAACTTCTATATTCTACAACTGCTGAActaatttgagaaattaagcaaaaaaaaaaaaaaaaaaaaacggccTTTTTCAATAAATAATTGGAGATTCTCcttcaattttgttttcctaCAACTATATAAGACCTTTTTGGCACCTGGCCAAACAGGTATCAGACTTTCCACATAATCAACTACAAAGTAATGCGCCCATATGAAGATGAAGCAGAACCAGAACCAGATCCAAGTCCAAAATCTTCGTAGATGCCTCTTCCATAGTCATACAAAACAATATCCCATCTGCAATCTGCTAAGTCTTTACTGTTGATTGTGAATCCCTTTACGTCAGAGTGCTGGAATCCGCCGTCTGAAGAGTTTGGGACAGCAATTTTCGAAGATTTGTATGTACCTTTATCCTGATCATCCTTCACTATCCAGACCTCATCCCCAAGCGGTGGAAACCAACAGGCTAAAGAAAGACAGCCCTGATAAACCCCAAGCCGAGCAGTAGAAAAGTCGAGAGGATTGCTTTCCGGCAACAGAATCTCCTCAAACTTTTCCTCAACATTGTTGAATTTGATCACTGAATATGGTGGTGCATCTTTACCGCAGTTAACTTTATACACAAGACAATGCAGAATCCCATTGAATGCCGCAGGAATCTGAAAATCTTTGGTGCGGCTGACGCTCATAGGCATGTTGGTCAGGTCAACTGACCTCCACAAATTGCTCTTCGAACTATATATCTCGACTATACGGAACATGAAAATCTTGACAACTTTATAATCATCGTTACGCTGGTCGAAGAAGAATCCCAAAtctgtgaaatgttcaagagaTTTGCTTTTGGGAAGTGCCCTGCGTTGATGCAATAAGGGATTCCAGAGGTATATTTTCTTGGGATTGTAGCAATTGCAAATCTTGTGAACACATAGGATTCCATTGCAGCAACCTGCAAGAATGTAATTATCTGGAAGACAAAAGGGAGTTGTAAACAGGCTGATTTTGTTCAGTCTCTCAATCTCAAATAGGGCATAGTGACAGCTGCATGATTGTTTATGAGATTTCTTGCAGCAAACTAGAAGAGGAaaatttttgttggttttggGAGATTTTTCCATGGATATGATCGAGTGCTTATTGGAATCGAATAGACCTCTTTCCCAAAGCTTGCTGACTGCACTGAATCGGACTAGAGATTTCACAGGTAGTCTGCAAAAGATGTCGAGAATGGCACCGTTGAGAATGCTTGGGACTGAATTTGACGTCTCCATCCCGAAAATTTGTAACTTTCTCTGAGAATTTTTAAGTTAACAATGGTCAAGAATATGCCtcttttatgatttgaaaaaaatcagCGAGCtaagatgaatgaattgataaaaattttttgatcaaTAAGATGTCACGGGTTACAGAAAGAAGGAGCTGAGGGAATAAATAGATGTACATATTAGAACTTACCAAATTCTATTTGGTTTAGGACAATGTTTCTGAAGATTAATCCTAATTGGTTTAGGACAATGTTTATAAAATTTAATCCTAGTTCgtttcaagaaattaaaaaaaaaaaaaaaagtttcaagaaaattaaagaaattttttaCTGAAATTTCTTGTTCTGGGCTCTAATGTTGACAATCTTCTAACAAGAAAAAGGTCTACGCGggacaatttcaataattagaAAAGGTCTACCAAAATGTTTTCTACGACTTCGCAAGAAGAGTTGGGAAGAAGATTGTTTTGGCCAAAAACTCTGGAGATATATTCAATATAAGAAACttcttcccaaaaaaaaaaggcatgaaagaaaaaaggaaacatCAGAATAACTATAACCTCAAGAACTACAACTGTGAAGCTCAATGAGAACCGCCCTAATATTACCCTTCACGCTGACATTACAATCCCATTCCAAAAAATTCTGCAGTAATTTAGCTCCAAATCTCCTATACAAACCATAAATCATTGCAGCCATGATTCTATGATCTTTGAAGCCCTAAAAGGCAACATCTGAGACAGTGACGAATCCTCCAGCTTCACCAGTGTCTACAAAGCCGAGTCACAAGAAGCAAGAAAATTGCTAGACTATCAACCTGGAGCACTCATCAAGTGATGCTAATGCATTTTTAACCAACACCATCAAATTGAGATTCTGAAGCATCAAAGATTGTTAATATACTTCACGTCACAAGTTGCTTTTATCCATCAGAAGACAGCAGAATTTCATAAATGACTCGTATGAAGCAACAAACTGGGAGAAGTAGGAGGAAGGAATATTAGTACCAATTCTGTGGCAGTTTGAAGgaacaaagaaaagaagtagGGAAACTGAAGTAAAGAAGAAAATGTACCACGGAGACAGAAGAAAGTAGATGGATATGCTTTGCAGGCCTGGAATACAATACATCAACCATATAAGGTACTTGTCTAGCAAAATATATGTCGAATAATAGCATGCCAAGTTTGTACAGAAACTTGGCATTAGCATGGCATGCATTTAATGTTTGGTGAAATATCCTGAGACTGAGAGATTGCCATTTTATAAGTTAGTATAAAAACCTTATACAGAAACATTGAATACTCTTTCAACCTTTGCTATTTCACAATGTAAAGTCAACTTGATATTTAGTACCAGACAACTAATGGGCTGATACAGAGCAATTGGTATAATTGCATTAACTAGGGAGGGCTAAGAATCAAGTCCTGATCAGGCACAGTTTTAGGCCATCATATGACTTGCTATTAAGTCATCCTCATGTGGcgtaaataaatatatatacagaCTTGGATGGCTACATACACACAAATTACCTACAGTTATCATATTCAGAATATTTATACCAACCTCTTGTTATACCGCTTCATACAGATGTTTAACTTGTCCAAAAGCTCAGCCGCCTTGTAGTTCAGACAAAATGcaggttttttttcttttttttgggtaggTACACAAAATGCAGGTTCCTCTTCTAATTTTCTCaaatggaggaaaaaaatacacacgCATGCACGCAAAAGAATGTTGATGCAATCACAATGAAAGTACCATAAAAATGAaacccaaatcaagaaacagaaaaggtgaTAATAATTTCCGAACTGACACGTAACTTTTTATATGCAGCAGGAAAGAGAGAGTCCGGAAGTGTTCTATCAATTAGTCAACATGAGAGAAAGAAATTACCAATTAACTTGGAAGAAGACATTGTCAGGGGCCTCTCAACAATGGGTCTGATGCATGGTCCTCAATAAGTCAAACGTTCTTTGGATGATATAGAAAGTACAAAAGAGGACAAACCAAATCACTGGTCCATTCCACCTATAACTTTGCAGCAGtcacttgttttcttgaatcGTCAGTATTGCTAGCCATCTTGTGGCTTGCAGGTGAAGACCCAAAAGCTCCCAAAGCATCTAGGAAGAAGCTTTTATTTGGGATGATTCCATCTTTGTCCATGTACAACATCAATTTTTTTACCAGCTCCTTCATGTTTGCTTTAGTGTAGGCCTTGTACAAAAGCTTATAGGTTGAAGCATCAATAGAAAATGCTCTAGAGGCATGTATACTCTCAAAAAGTGTGTCTGCTTCTAATGGCAAACCATTCATGCAGTAGACATCCAGCATTGCATTGAGTGTTGAAACCTTCTTCTCCTTCCCAGATTCTCTCACCTTATCAAATATCTCTCTTGCTTTGAAAACGCAGTCGCAATAGCCATACAtcataataacacattcataagTGATGAAATTTGGGGAATATCCCATGTCAGTGATCTTCTGAAAAATCAACTCTGCCTTCTCCCTCAGCCTTGCTTTTCCATAGTTTGTGATCATTGAATTAAATGTGGGAAGTGTTGGTTTCTCCTTGGAATGTAACAAGCTCTTAAAAACTTGTTCCATCTTTTCAAATTCTTGCTTTCTTCCATATGAATCAATCAACAAATTAAAAGTAATTAGATCAGGTCTCAGCTGGTTACTCTTCATTCGTGATAGAACAGATTCCATTTCCCTAATCATCCCATTTTTCCCATATGCATCCATCACTCCATTAAACGTGAAGATATCAGGTGTAACAATGCTCTCATCAAGATCTTTGAACAATGCGTTAACTTGATCAACATCCCGTGCCTGAGCAAATGCTCTCAAAAGGATGTTATACGTTACTACATTAGGTGGACACCGTTCCATTCCCTTCATCTTACCAAAGTATCCTAAAGCCTTAGCCAAGGCCTTGGCTTTATCACGACTATGAAGGTGGGCCGTGATCAGTGCATTATACACTGAGGTGTCAGGTTTACATCCACTATTACGCATCTCAGAGAAAAGCCACATAGCCATCCTCGTTTGTCCCTTCTTCCCCATAACTGATATCAACTTCGAATAAACACCATTATCTGCTATATACCACCGTTGCTTATGCATCCATCTGAACACCTAAACATTCATTATATGTAAGTAAAACCAAGACCTCGTCCTTGATATTAACAACAGTACTACATCACCACTGCCTTGCCTTCATTCAAGCAAATAATTTACAGCCACTTGCCAGTAGCAAAACTGACAATAAacattattcaaaatttgatttctaGACAtgaaacttattttttgaaccTACAGCCAATGCACATGAAGACAAACACTtacttttcatttctcactattTTGAAACAGTCTAATCTGCACTACGGGATACAAAAACGACCCTTATCTTTAACATAGTAAATGACataattttgattaaattcgcaaagaaaatgaaatccatAGTGCATTGCACAGTCATTAGCTCAGAGGCACAACACATCCATAAGAAATGGATAAAAATTCAACGAACATATAAAAGAACCCAACAGAACCATACAATTAATTAAGAACCGCAATAACGAATTGAGAAAAAGCCCCGAATTCAAGAAAAGGGTTCAAACCTCCAGACACTGAAGCCACTTATCAGTCttgccaagctcttcaaaaagCAAGAAACAATGCTCAGTTCTCACAAGCTTCACATACTTGTTCAAAGTGGCCACCAAAGGCTGCTTCTTTTCATCAAAATTCCTCATTAATAGACCAACCAGTTCCTCTGCTTCTGAAATGGCCCTCTTGGTCTTTGTTCTCTTCTTCTTTGGCCTTGTGGGCACATTGCTGATGATGCAATAAATGGGTTTTTTCCTGGCAATACATGGTTGAGAGACACTAATGAAATTCTGGGAAGAATTTGGGTAAAATTTTGGGAGAAGAAATGCTGGTTTTGATGGAGAGAATTGCAGAGTCGCTGGGAAGTTTGACGGAGTCATATTTACTTTCGCTGGGGGCAGTGGACTGTGGAGTGGGATTCGGCTTAGCTTGGGTGAAGAAGATGTTGTCTGAAATGACGAGAATGCCCATGCAGTAAGTAAGGAATGAGGGGCAAAAATGAAGGACCCGTATTGGATCGGGGTTTTGAACCCGACGTGAATCGAACACGCAACCTTCTGATCTGGAGTCAGACGCGCTACCATTGCGCCACGGATCCACTTGATGTGATAtcaatatattttaaaattattttgaacctCTCACTCTCTGTAGTTTACTTTCTAAATTACCACACGCAAGTTTAATTGGGCGTATAGCTATTAACGAACCGAGCCGAACTCGAGTATGTGATAATCGAGACTCGAACCCCTAATCGAGTCAGCTCGAGTTCATTCGATTAGTAATTCGAGTTTCACAAATTATTCGAGATCGACTCGATGTGATCGGTAgaaaactcgagctcgatctcaaactcgagttcaaaatcGAGTCGAGCTTattgagctcgaactcgagtctGTCGAGCCTATAGAGTATCAAACACACAATAAAAATGACACTATACCCCTACTATTTATAGTAGTTTCAAGTTCAAACTCGAGCCTGTCGAGCTGTAGAGTATCAAATACACAATGAAATGATGCTAATACCCCTACTATTCAAGCCTGTCGAACTTAAACGAGTCGAGCATAACTCGGCTCGTCTATTAAACGAGCATCAAGTTGAACTCTAGCTCAGCTCATTTCTCTCAATAAACCAGCCGAGTCGAGCCCTTATCGAGTCGGGTCGAGTTCGACTCGCAAGCTACCCGgttcgattaacagctctaaTTGGGCATGAGAAGGTTGTCGAAATCTTTGTTGTTATATAATAAGATTTTAACTTGACAAAAATGTAGGCAGCCAATTAGATATAGATATTGTAAATCATCCAATCATCTTTGTCGAATCTCTTTGGAATTCTCCTCCAACTTTTTATTAATCATTTGCTGTTGGATGATTTTTAACAATCTTAATAATAAAACctctttttcttataaaaaatagTATTATAATTCAAGAGCACACCAGGTTAGTGTCCCTCCAAATTACGCACCCAATTGCTTTAATACAGATTTATCTCAACTTACTTTCAACATTTTCTGCAACTTACAAAGTGTAGTCTTCATAATATTTTTGTACAGCATGACCTTAGTAATTTACCTATTCTTTGTTTCAATTGGTAATGAAACCTGTAAAAATTATCTTACTAATAGAAGTAGAGTGTAATTTGGAATTGGATATTCGCTTTTAAACATAATTGAGTATTAACAaagtttaattatttaattacttATAATTAATCGATGTAAACCCTTAcatttttgtttgctttctaAGTGACCAGTCTATATATACCATTAGTTTTTGTTTACCCTTTAAAAACACCCTTTTCTAGATATGCAACTTCTTGCCCAActagtcattcatttcatttcaagaTAATGAACACATTACTAGGATATGCCAAATAACCTCATATGTAATACATATTAGTGGTTCAGGCATACCCAAGATTTGTGCAACTaatgaaaatatatttaaaataattaggattttttttgtttgaaagcaGTAGTTTGAAAGGTTTTTCTAACATGCATCCAATAACACACCTAAACCCCACATTATCTACCATGAATACATACATACTCTTTACATTGATATTTTTTCCCTGATTAATATTacctttttaaaatataaaacctAAAGTTTGACAAACCgtagtttaaaaaaattcaactattttaCTATTTTAAAGAAGTCATAGTTTTTTGTTAGGAAAGTAGTAGTTAATTTAACAATGTGGAGTGGTTGTAGGGAGATGAGTGGTTAAATAGTGTAATTATTTTTCGAGATAAGGATAGATTAGGCTGTACATTAAAtgaaaaaatttgtttaaaCCAAATCCTTCCTTCCctctattatatatattaatgctCAATGCACACCTAATATGTCtgcaatcaaaaaatacataatatttatgatcacatattttaaataaattttttattactgAAGCAAACCttaatcttttaattttttttataaaataattttatattggTAGTTATAATGTTTAGGGGTAGTAATGTTGAAAACATATACGACTTAAATAGTTAAAAGTATAAATAGTCATGGGTAATTGTAGGTAGTTAAATTAAAAGTAGTTTTTATAAGGGTAAAAAAAAAGTTCATAAAGTAACGATAAATGTTAATTCCAATATTAACTCCAAAATCCTTCCTCAGGATTTACATATAGTGTGTGTGTGCATGTATACACACTAGTGCTTAAGGCACACTCGATGcatgtgcaataataaataaatatttaaaatttttttaaagatatttgttgaaattattttttatgaGATTTgatattatatttttataatacatACGGAAAATTGACATTTATGTAAATAAAATGTATAAATAGACTATTATCTAGCAGTGTATAATTATAAAAAGAAAGGTAGAAGTAGATATGATAGTagataggagagacacaaacaAATATGACAT
The genomic region above belongs to Coffea arabica cultivar ET-39 chromosome 7c, Coffea Arabica ET-39 HiFi, whole genome shotgun sequence and contains:
- the LOC113697779 gene encoding F-box/kelch-repeat protein At3g23880, with the protein product METSNSVPSILNGAILDIFCRLPVKSLVRFSAVSKLWERGLFDSNKHSIISMEKSPKTNKNFPLLVCCKKSHKQSCSCHYALFEIERLNKISLFTTPFCLPDNYILAGCCNGILCVHKICNCYNPKKIYLWNPLLHQRRALPKSKSLEHFTDLGFFFDQRNDDYKVVKIFMFRIVEIYSSKSNLWRSVDLTNMPMSVSRTKDFQIPAAFNGILHCLVYKVNCGKDAPPYSVIKFNNVEEKFEEILLPESNPLDFSTARLGVYQGCLSLACWFPPLGDEVWIVKDDQDKGTYKSSKIAVPNSSDGGFQHSDVKGFTINSKDLADCRWDIVLYDYGRGIYEDFGLGSGSGSASSSYGRITL
- the LOC113698226 gene encoding pentatricopeptide repeat-containing protein At4g39620, chloroplastic-like; the encoded protein is MTPSNFPATLQFSPSKPAFLLPKFYPNSSQNFISVSQPCIARKKPIYCIISNVPTRPKKKRTKTKRAISEAEELVGLLMRNFDEKKQPLVATLNKYVKLVRTEHCFLLFEELGKTDKWLQCLEVFRWMHKQRWYIADNGVYSKLISVMGKKGQTRMAMWLFSEMRNSGCKPDTSVYNALITAHLHSRDKAKALAKALGYFGKMKGMERCPPNVVTYNILLRAFAQARDVDQVNALFKDLDESIVTPDIFTFNGVMDAYGKNGMIREMESVLSRMKSNQLRPDLITFNLLIDSYGRKQEFEKMEQVFKSLLHSKEKPTLPTFNSMITNYGKARLREKAELIFQKITDMGYSPNFITYECVIMMYGYCDCVFKAREIFDKVRESGKEKKVSTLNAMLDVYCMNGLPLEADTLFESIHASRAFSIDASTYKLLYKAYTKANMKELVKKLMLYMDKDGIIPNKSFFLDALGAFGSSPASHKMASNTDDSRKQVTAAKL